GGATATGCGACACGCGAGTCTAcattgattttgaggacgatTTGGTTATCCGGGAGTTCAAACAGCAGGAGATCGAGTACGACAAGTTATTCCGTCTATGTACCGGCAATGACCCGCGCAAGATGATGCGTGACATCAACTGGTGCTCGCAAAGACTGCCCGTGATCAAGGTCGAGCGCGAGTTTGCCAAACTGAGTATATaactgaaaaaaaaatattaatcTATAAACAGTCAGAACACAGTTATGAGGTTACCCCGGCCTCAGCTGATCAGGTTCTTTTCGACACCTAGAGTTGCCGTGATAGGATCCGGCCCTGCAGCATTCTACACGTCACTCGACATCCTCAAATACGACATCCCTGTGCAGATCGACATGTTTGAAAAAAGGCCGTGCCCGTTTGGACTGGTCCGGTTTGGAGTTGCCCCCGACCACCCGGAGGTGAAGAGCTGCCAGGAACGGTTCCACGATGCCAGCAAGGACCCACGGTTTCAGTTTTTCGGAAACGTGGAAATTGGCCGCGATATTaagctgaaggagatcTACGACAACTATGACAGCGTTGTCTATGCATATGGGTCTAGCAAGGAGAACAGGCTCGGCATCGCGGGAGAGGACCACCCTGCAGTGATCAACTCGAAAGATTTTGTGGGATGGTACAATGGAGACCCGAGAAATCAGGATCTAAATCCGCCGCTAGATAAGGCCGAGCAGGTCACTATCATAGGAAACGGAAACGTGGCCATGGATATAGTGAGGATTCTTCTCGCACCTTCCAAGCATTGGGAAAACACCGATATAACTCCATATGCACTTGACATGCTGCAGAAATCCATCGTGAGAAAGGTCACGGTGAGCGCGCGGCGTGGATTTCTGGAAAGCAAGTTTTCCAACAAGGAATTTAGAGAGTGCCTGGATCTAAACAAGTACGGTGTGGCTTTCACTGGGTGGGATGCCGAAACTTTTGAGCCGCTTCTGGCAGGAATGAAATTGGGACGGGTCGAAAAAAGAAGGCTACAATTGGTCCAGAAATATTGTCAACCTGCTGCAGGGGGCAAGTCGTGGAGGCTTGACTATCTGCAGACGCCCCTGGGGATCAAAGTTGACCCGAAAGAACCTTCTCTGTTGAAGGAGACCATATTCCGGAAAAACCGAGTCTTGCCATCAGGGGAGATTGTGCCCGCCGAAGAGCTCAATTCGGTGTCGAACCAGCTACTAATTCTGTGCATAGGCTACAAGGGCGAAGCATTGGCTGAGTTTGGCGAGCTGAATATCCCCTTCGACGCCAACCGTGGAGCAATCCCCAACAAGGAAGGCCGCATCGAAGGTGTGGAGCGATCGTATTGCGTGGGGTGGATTGCCAACGCATCCCGCGGATCAATCAATTCTACAGTCGCAGATAGCAGTGTGGTTGCTAGCCACATAGTGGCCGACTTGAGCAAAGTTCAGGACACGGCTAAAAAAGGCAGAGAAGCCATAACCAAGCTGCTTGCGCAAAGAAACGTGAAAGCGATCAGCTGGGATGACTGGGTCAGGATCGAGCAGTATGAGCGGTCGCAAGGCCGCAAGCTCATAGATTTCCACTCAATGCTGAGTGTATGTAACGATGGCTCATGAATTCAATTGCTATAAAGTCTAATCATTCTAATGCTCTTTGTGGTGGGACAAGTGGAAGTAGTACTCCAATCCGTAACCGACAGCGAGGAAGAAAAGCGAAGCGTGCAATAATGGAGCTCCAGAGCCCGTGTCGAAGTACTTTTGTCTGTACAATCCCAATGGACTCTTAGCCTTTGGGAACGAGGCCTCACCTCTTGGCAGTTTGGAGTAGAAAGACACAATGTGTTGCATTCTCTTTGCAGCAGGGTTGGAACCCAGGTTGGAGGCGGAAGCAACCTTTGGTGGGATCAAAGTGGTCAAGTTTCTTCTGAAAACAAAGGACATGGTGGCGATGTGTTTGCACAAGTTTTCGtatttttggaaaaattcgCGGGCCATTTTTTTATTGGGTTGGCATAAAAGAAATGCACATGTGCACAACGTATATGAATCTTGGCTCACGACAAAAGATTGTGTCGTATGATAAGCTCGACAATTAATTTGCCCATAATAGAAGAGTAATTACGTTGTGGCGTACACAAAAATATCTGCAAAACAACAACACAGATACGAGGCGGAGATGCCTCCAATTTTGTAGCGAGATACGCCCCACATGCCAATATGGCGTTAAAATTGTAAACCCGATCCGGGGGCTGTTTTGTGGTGAAATGAACGCCAGTGAACGTTCTGCGTGAATTGTGGATATGACATTTTATGGCATTGCTAAATGGTAATTTGTGGCTGGTCTCAGCTAGATGTGGGTAAATGCAGGATTGAAAGGGTAGTGAGTAAAATTACCTCTCGGTTTATTGATCTCTGGGTTGCTAATAATAAAAGGGAACAAATTACTTGCATTCAACCCACACGCCATTGATCTCCCATAGGCTTGCGTTTCTTACGTATTAGTTCGCGCATAATTAGGCTTAAAAATCGTCCCCCAGATCTGACCCAAATCTCAGCGATAAATCAATATTGGATCTAAGGGCTCGTAAAAAGGAGGGATAATAGGTAAAAGGGCACAGTTTCCGATAGGCAGGGAATTCATCAAATTCTTCCCCTCCCATGTGCTCGTCAAACTGCACAAGtcaatctcctcctgcACAAAGGAGAACAGGCCCAGTATGCAATGCATAGCACATCTTGCGTCCCAGTGTAGATTTGTGAAATTATTAATTTTGTGTCTCCCTGATATGTGAATGATATCGCAAATTCTTTGTTCCAACTCAAGCTTTTTATAATCTTTTGTTTGCTGCTATCAGGACGCATGTCAACGCATGGCATGTCATAAAACTCAATATGATTGGACGACCGAacatggtggaaaaaagtATAAATTCCTAAGGTACTGCTCCCGATCTAAAATCAGAAGCTCTGGGAGTTCCATGTTATTCTACCCTTTTCCATTAAACTTGAGTTGTGTACACTCCGCTTAGTGTATTACCAGATTTTTTGAGAATACTGTCCGTTTTGGTTGTTTGGTGCCGCATGATACAACCTGAAACAAATCGAACAATGACATCCTCACCCGTTTATCTTCCACTATCTTCCACCGCTAAATTTCGTGTTGATGGTGCCTTATCTTCGAGCCAGATTTCCGAATCAGGCCGCTACATCACCCGCATGGGCCCAAGACCTATGTTCACACAGGACCAATTGGTCAATAAATCGAAGAGCCCTGAAAGCCCTAAATCAAAATCTCATCCTGCAAGATCTCCTACCCAAACTACTCCTCGCACCGTCCGACTGATCAATTATGATGACTATTCCTACTCTCCTACAAACTTCTCAGTATTCCCGGATTTCGACCTTGATACGTTGGATGTGTCACAAAACTATGACTTGATTGGCAATAGTAACTACTTTGCGACTTCGGTTGAACCCGGGTCTCCCGGGGTGCAGAAACCCAGCCAACACAGCCACTATCTTTTCCATCCTCTCGCCAATGAGGATTCCAGCACTAACCGCTGCTCGCTTCCCAACCTGCCTGCTTCCGACCCAATCGTGGAATACCCTTCACTCTACGAATCCAGTTCAACAACATGTTTGAACACCCTTTCCTCGCCCCCAATGCATCCTTTTTCGTTAAAAACCCGTTCCTGTAGCGAAACTGACACATCAAAGATCCAAttttcttccttcttcGAATTGGACGAAATCAGTGATGTGAGTGACCCAGAAAGTAACGAAtttgatgacgatgatgatgacgatTACTATAATGATGACACAGATATGATTGAAGCGCAATCCCAATATTTGAGTCCTCCACAGATGAATGACTCcaaaccagaaaatctGGAGATCGATGTTGGTTGCAACTCAAAGAAAATTTGGGTGCAGGGACTTCCCAAGTTTGCCTCTCACGCTAGTGGCTCACAGGTTGCCAAACAAGATGCACCCGCAATGTTAACACCAACCAGTTGTTCTCCAACGGAATCCGGTTCAGGTTCCGTTGCCCCCATTACACCTCCCAACTCAATGGTTTCCAGGAAGACTCTTTTCGCGGAAAGAGATGACCAAACAGAATTACAAACGGAATTCGACCATGTTTTCGATTCACTGGTGTTTGATTTGGAGAACAAGGCATACAGCCACTACAAATCATCAATCAAAATCCCGTTGCCCCCACTTTCACAGTCAAGATACGATAAGATTACTGAATTGGCAGCAAGTAAAAACCTAGATATGGGCCAAGTTGATGACGTCCTCAAATTGTTCAAGTTGCGCAACTTTGATTTGAAACTTAGACTGCTATCCAGGGTTTTAGGTCAGAGACGAGAGGAGCAAAATTTTTATCCCGAACACACCAGCGATAAGGGGTTAGTCTTGACTGAAGCCAAAGATGGAAGCTTGAGCATCCTCGCTAAAACTTATGCTGGTCATGAGGATAGCTGCTCAATAATTGAGAATTCGATCATTTCATCTTTCAAGAATATCAAAGAGTTTGCTATCTATTTCAGGCAGCCAAATGATACGGGATCGAAAACTAAAAAGCCATCTGCAGGAGGGAAAAAGCAGAGATTGGGAAAATCACGATTGACACAAGACAGTGAGCATGGAAGCACAATTTATATCAAGAGACCTTTGAATTCGTTTATGTTGTACCGGACATCGATGGTGAAAGCAATTGTTTTACTTTCTTTAATAGACTCATTATCGTCCTTCGTTTTCAAAAGATTGCAGATGCAATATTCATCTTATGATCCACAAGCGGAATTGGAATATCTCAAGATGATTGATTCCAACCTTACCGAGTCTCTTGCCCAGGAGTTGAGGCAAGAATGTGTTATCCACAAATACAACCACCATCTGCTCATTCAGATAGTTGCTGTTATGTGGTCAACCGAGCTCAACAGTGTGAAGAAGACATTTATTTCGTTAGCACAATCTGAGAAGAAAATTCATGCCAAATGTTATCCCAACTACAAATACCACCCCCAAAGAAAGGGATGACTTTGTCTGCTTCTGAGTTGCTTGAGTGTCTGAGCTGAGTATTACTATTCTCTAATTCTATTCTCTATTCTTTTATAGTGGTAGGGTCAATTTAGAGTCTCAAATTTCAATCTCTTCCACTTTGGCGCTATCAAAATCGTTCCAGCTAGGAAGCCTCATTTTTAAGTTTGGTACAGTCATCTCGGGGTACTTTTCTGCCAATGCGTTCTTCAGCAACTGATACAGAAGCAGGTATCCTTCACCAGTGAAGTGGATCCCGTCCAGAatcaagtttttggagctctTTAGCACGCTATTCTTGGCGTATTCCTCATGTGCTGCGTACAAATCCACAAATGGGACCTGGAATTTCTCGGCAAGCTGCTTCAAACCGTTTGAGTATTTCAAGTTTTCCTCGTTTCTACGGAGGATGCCCTTTTTCACATCTCCTGGGTTCAACGATTCCCAAATGTCGGGATAATGGTGGCCGGGGCCGATGACCACCAGCCTGATATCTCTATCCAAGATCTGTTTTATGATGAACTCCATGTTGTCTAAAAATTCGTCGTAGGGGACGCCATCAGGTTTTGCCAACGCGGCATCGTTAGTCCCCAGAAACAGTGTGGCCACTTTGCATTTACTATACGACAGGTCGTGTTCTATACGTAGCACCTTTTCAATCATGTGTCTCCAGTAATGTGAATTGTACCCGGAAAATCCGCGATTGATGATATCCATGCGTCGAGCATAGTCGTGTTGAAGTTGGCCCATGAAACAAAACTCAAGCGAACTATGTTCGACAGTATAGTTGCCGTTCTTATCGTATCCGTCTGCCAAGAAATCAGAGATAGGGAACGGATTCGCACATCGTTCGGTGATAGAGTCGCCAATGAGCAGGAACTTTGGGAAATCCAACGCGTACTCATAGTTTTCCGGATATCTGGCCGTTGGTACAATCAGCATTTTAATGCTGATTATTATCTGAGATGTAACTAATTACTCTGGTTTTCCAAATCCGTATATCGCGATTTGAAGTTCCTGAAAATTATTAATTTTCCATGTTGGAGGATTGGCTTTACAAGAAGGTAAGTGCTACTGCTGAGACGACTAACACCAGCTCATCAATTCCAAAGGCTTTCACCATTTTGTACGCAATGTCCATGCATATTTGAATAATCTTCCGCGGCCTCGCCGACATGATTCGCAACCGGTCTTGAATTATACACCTACGACGATACATAAAATCAACGCCTTTCGACGCCTTTTCTGGCAGGAATTGAAGCACAGCTTTGGATTCAAGCGCTGAGATTCTGGATCGATTAATGACTTATATAATGACTATACATGGGAAACAGAAGAGGACTAATACCGTGACTCTACCACGCTGAATTGTTCAGAGGCCTTTTTAAAAGCCCTGTTGCTGGCCATCGAGACATCATTAGGAAGAGCAAACACCACTTTCTTAGAGTCGTTGAACTTGAAGTCTCCAGAAGTGATATTGGAGTCGTATCTCATAATGCTGTAAGAAGCGCTATCGTTTTGCAATGCTTTCTTAAAATTCCAAATAATGGCAAACGGACCCACAGATGTGACGATCGCAGTtggctcttttttcttggtGTTTCTATTAATGCTGAAGTTGGCCTTGGTGAAATGAGGTTCGCTACCAGTAGCATTGCGGATATATGCAAGATGTTCGGGTCTAAGAGACAATTTCTTGGGGACGGGTTTGGAGTCCTTATCGAACGACTTCTCAAACCCGAGGCTGTTCTTGTTTCTGCCCTGTTTGATTTTCACGTCTAGCAACAGAAGATACTTGTCGCATGTTGCCAAGACAAACCTTCCGTCGTCGGATGTCGTCAGGCCAACAAACTCGTCGCCGAGGGCTGGAATAAGGGTCTTTGCGTTTTTTCCCAGCTTGTCGTACAGCTTTATTTCCCCGTTCTTGGTGGATGCAGCAATGTATCCATCCTCAGTCGTTGCAATTTGTGTGAAGTTGGTCTTGGTCTTGTACTGTTTGAATTCGCTGTCGACCACTTTTTCGCGCAAACGAGGATCGACTCTGAACAGCGACTGATGCGACAGTCCCAAAAACGTCTGGTCTTCAGTAAGCTCTCCAAACTTTTCATTTGGGGCGAAGTTGACCACCGGAAGCTCAGAAttattcttcttcaactccCAGTCTTCTACCACCTTACCATATTCTAAATCCATCTTGTACAACTTGTCCTTGTCATTTTTATCCTGTAATATCATGATAGTATCACCTTTTTGCAGCATCATGTTTCCTGGACTAATTGATTTGCCCTTCTTCGTAGCACTGGATATGTTTTCGATCGCTGTGGAGAACTGAGGCTTGGAGTCTTGGTCCATTCGGAAAACTCCCAATTTGTCTCCACGCGAAACAAACGCCAACTCATCTTTGTACGCCAGCTTCATGCCGCTATTGACTCCGCTCGCGCGGAAACGCTTCATTAATCCGTTCTCGTCATCTTCGTCACTGTCGCTATCGGACACGAATAGCTTGTTGTTTCCGATGTTGGACGGCTTTTCGTCGTCACTTTCATCTTCCGATTCGTCTTCGTCAACGTCCATCTCATCTATtttgaggttgttgatggcgTCAATCATGAATTGCTGCTCGTCATCTTTCAAGGTCACCCAGCTGGTCTTGTTGTTGGTTTCGTACAAACACTTCATGAACCCTTGCTGGAAATCCTCGtagctttttctgctggGGAATTGAAGCGCCCACGTGAGCACTAATGAGTCTGAGTCCACGTTGAATGTGAGCGAGAGCGAGTCAAAGTCAAAAGCAGCGTCGATTGAATTGGTGATGCTCACATTCACCAGGGTCTTCTTAGTTTCTGGGGAGATCACTTCTAAATCGTAGCTCCAGGCATCCTTTTGCAATATTCTAGCCAATGCAGAGGATACCTTCAGCTGGTAATCATTCGTGACCTCATCGTACAGTAAAAGGTCTGCGTTGGTGTAAAACAAGAGCTTTGGGTCAGTAACCTCGAGAGCGTCTTCAAAGTTGTCATCAGAGTCAGAGTCATCCACTGCTTTGCTAGAGTGAATATTAGCAGATGTGCGTAGAGTAGACAATAAGTCGGGATCGTCGTCAAACAAAGATTCTCTATCGAAAACAAATTCCTGCAGATCCTCCAATTTGAGATTTAGGCTCGACTTTTTATACTTTCTCTCGTACTCGCATTTGTACACTGCCAACATGAACTGGTTGATGCTTTCCACAGAAACGGACGGATCAACACGAAACTCAAACATGTCGCCAATGTCTCCATCTAGGTCCTTCCACGCAATGACGTAGGTGCcgtgtttctggaacaaacagattttgagtttttcatcaataAGGAACGACTTCAGTGAACTGGTGTCTGTATCAAACTCTTCCTCATTGTCTGACGCATCCAATTCATCGTCATCCAAA
This window of the Ogataea parapolymorpha DL-1 chromosome VII, whole genome shotgun sequence genome carries:
- a CDS encoding ferredoxin-NADP+ reductase; protein product: MRLPRPQLIRFFSTPRVAVIGSGPAAFYTSLDILKYDIPVQIDMFEKRPCPFGLVRFGVAPDHPEVKSCQERFHDASKDPRFQFFGNVEIGRDIKLKEIYDNYDSVVYAYGSSKENRLGIAGEDHPAVINSKDFVGWYNGDPRNQDLNPPLDKAEQVTIIGNGNVAMDIVRILLAPSKHWENTDITPYALDMLQKSIVRKVTVSARRGFLESKFSNKEFRECLDLNKYGVAFTGWDAETFEPLLAGMKLGRVEKRRLQLVQKYCQPAAGGKSWRLDYLQTPLGIKVDPKEPSLLKETIFRKNRVLPSGEIVPAEELNSVSNQLLILCIGYKGEALAEFGELNIPFDANRGAIPNKEGRIEGVERSYCVGWIANASRGSINSTVADSSVVASHIVADLSKVQDTAKKGREAITKLLAQRNVKAISWDDWVRIEQYERSQGRKLIDFHSMLSVCNDGS
- a CDS encoding F-type H+-transporting ATPase subunit f, whose amino-acid sequence is MAREFFQKYENLCKHIATMSFVFRRNLTTLIPPKVASASNLGSNPAAKRMQHIVSFYSKLPRGEASFPKAKSPLGLYRQKYFDTGSGAPLLHASLFFLAVGYGLEYYFHLSHHKEH
- a CDS encoding Vacuolar import and degradation protein 27, encoding MNIIKRLLSNANQASADELILIPSGQLYLIRSPKSPKSENECLFSDVVVSIRETSLPFNYQLSINKTGEEGQGLLDDDELDASDNEEEFDTDTSSLKSFLIDEKLKICLFQKHGTYVIAWKDLDGDIGDMFEFRVDPSVSVESINQFMLAVYKCEYERKYKKSSLNLKLEDLQEFVFDRESLFDDDPDLLSTLRTSANIHSSKAVDDSDSDDNFEDALEVTDPKLLFYTNADLLLYDEVTNDYQLKVSSALARILQKDAWSYDLEVISPETKKTLVNVSITNSIDAAFDFDSLSLTFNVDSDSLVLTWALQFPSRKSYEDFQQGFMKCLYETNNKTSWVTLKDDEQQFMIDAINNLKIDEMDVDEDESEDESDDEKPSNIGNNKLFVSDSDSDEDDENGLMKRFRASGVNSGMKLAYKDELAFVSRGDKLGVFRMDQDSKPQFSTAIENISSATKKGKSISPGNMMLQKGDTIMILQDKNDKDKLYKMDLEYGKVVEDWELKKNNSELPVVNFAPNEKFGELTEDQTFLGLSHQSLFRVDPRLREKVVDSEFKQYKTKTNFTQIATTEDGYIAASTKNGEIKLYDKLGKNAKTLIPALGDEFVGLTTSDDGRFVLATCDKYLLLLDVKIKQGRNKNSLGFEKSFDKDSKPVPKKLSLRPEHLAYIRNATGSEPHFTKANFSINRNTKKKEPTAIVTSVGPFAIIWNFKKALQNDSASYSIMRYDSNITSGDFKFNDSKKVVFALPNDVSMASNRAFKKASEQFSVVESRY